Proteins from one Amycolatopsis benzoatilytica AK 16/65 genomic window:
- a CDS encoding metallophosphoesterase, with protein sequence MTDDEKIFARHLSRRGFLAAAGAAGAVLSAGPLAGTADAVPTGEDVSAFGPASDAAKTPPVDGLHLQFGADAAAEVVVSWHTLQPVRNARVLLGRGDGRYERSIPAKAVSYTDAKSGRVVYAFHTSLHGLLPDSEYIYAALHDGAEPVLATFRTAPRGRAKFTFTSFGDQGTPTLGKRYVPPAGVTLPNPPLVNDNLGSPAAGDTTAGVERVRPLFHLFNGDLCYANLATDRVRTWWDFWTNNSRSARNRPWMPSAGNHENELGNGPIGYAAYQTYFSVPPASGQTDVTRGLWYSFTVGSVRVISVANDDICYQDGGNSYVRGYSGGAQKAWLERELAAARADRGVDWVVVCMHQVAISTADQFNGADLGVREEWVPLFDRYGVDLVVCGHEHHYERSHPIRGAAANATRTPVPASTRTDVVDTTKGTVHMVLGGGGTSAPSNQLFFTPPRCRVITKVGDPDPKTGKRPPVYVTEDAPWSAVRDAANSYGFAAFTVDPGTRHGGMTTMQVTYYDVVGPGGDLKAFETFTLRRPRSDA encoded by the coding sequence ATGACCGACGACGAAAAGATCTTCGCCCGCCACCTCAGCCGTCGCGGCTTCCTCGCCGCGGCCGGCGCGGCGGGCGCCGTCTTGTCCGCGGGGCCGCTCGCCGGGACTGCGGACGCGGTACCGACTGGCGAGGACGTTTCGGCCTTCGGACCGGCCTCCGACGCTGCGAAGACTCCCCCGGTCGACGGCCTGCACCTCCAGTTCGGCGCCGACGCCGCCGCTGAAGTGGTCGTTTCGTGGCACACGCTGCAGCCGGTGCGGAACGCGCGCGTGCTGCTCGGCCGGGGCGACGGCCGGTACGAGCGCAGCATCCCAGCCAAGGCCGTCAGCTACACCGACGCCAAGTCCGGCCGGGTCGTCTACGCCTTCCACACGTCCCTTCACGGGCTGCTGCCGGACAGCGAGTACATCTACGCGGCCCTGCACGACGGTGCCGAGCCGGTGCTCGCGACCTTCCGCACCGCGCCCCGGGGCCGCGCGAAGTTCACCTTCACCAGCTTCGGCGACCAGGGCACGCCGACCCTCGGCAAGCGCTACGTGCCGCCGGCCGGCGTGACGCTGCCGAACCCGCCGCTGGTCAACGACAACCTCGGCTCGCCGGCCGCGGGCGACACCACCGCCGGCGTCGAGCGCGTGCGCCCGCTGTTCCACCTGTTCAACGGCGACCTCTGCTACGCCAACCTGGCCACTGACCGGGTCCGAACCTGGTGGGACTTCTGGACGAACAACAGCCGCAGCGCCCGCAACCGGCCGTGGATGCCGTCCGCCGGCAACCACGAGAACGAGCTGGGCAACGGTCCGATCGGCTACGCCGCCTACCAAACGTACTTCTCGGTGCCGCCGGCCTCCGGGCAGACTGACGTCACGCGCGGCCTCTGGTACTCGTTCACCGTCGGCTCGGTGCGCGTGATCAGCGTCGCCAACGACGACATCTGCTACCAGGACGGCGGCAACTCCTACGTCCGGGGCTACTCGGGCGGAGCGCAGAAGGCGTGGCTGGAACGGGAACTGGCGGCGGCGCGGGCGGACCGCGGCGTCGACTGGGTGGTCGTCTGCATGCACCAGGTCGCGATCAGCACCGCCGACCAGTTCAACGGCGCCGACCTCGGCGTCCGCGAGGAGTGGGTGCCGCTGTTCGACCGCTACGGCGTCGACCTCGTCGTCTGCGGCCACGAGCACCACTACGAGCGGTCGCACCCGATCCGCGGCGCGGCGGCGAACGCGACCCGCACCCCGGTGCCCGCATCGACCCGCACCGACGTCGTCGACACCACGAAGGGCACCGTCCACATGGTCCTCGGCGGCGGCGGTACGTCGGCGCCGTCGAACCAGCTGTTCTTCACCCCGCCCCGCTGCCGGGTGATCACCAAGGTCGGCGACCCCGACCCGAAGACCGGCAAGCGCCCGCCGGTGTACGTCACCGAGGACGCCCCGTGGTCGGCTGTCCGCGACGCGGCGAATTCCTACGGCTTCGCGGCCTTTACCGTCGACCCGGGCACCCGCCACGGCGGAATGACGACGATGCAGGTGACCTACTACGACGTCGTCGGCCCCGGCGGCGACCTGAAAGCCTTCGAAACCTTCACCCTCCGACGACCGCGCTCCGACGCCTGA
- a CDS encoding sigma 54 modulation/S30EA ribosomal C-terminal domain-containing protein gives MARPDIAIHTSGDVLDEAGDYVRRMVANTARRIGGEVAAARVRLTTYRQTRAASPALVQANLTVDGRPVRAQAAARFFREAGAVLRKQLIAHAIRLREPTALRSWPDDSPGGARPPLLALPPGQRRIQRHKRLPLARCSPGEAALTMDLMDYECTLFVDADTGQDSLVSRVGPTGYRLTRLAGLHPPAEPAGLPWTVDVHPVPRLTPEEAAERLDATDLRYRFFQDAETGRGSVLYLRYDGHYGLLTAAGPEALR, from the coding sequence ATGGCAAGACCGGACATCGCGATCCACACGTCCGGTGACGTGCTCGACGAAGCCGGCGACTACGTCCGGCGAATGGTCGCGAACACCGCCCGCCGGATCGGCGGCGAAGTCGCCGCGGCGCGGGTCCGGCTCACCACCTATCGGCAAACCCGTGCCGCCAGCCCGGCGCTGGTGCAGGCGAACCTCACCGTCGACGGGCGGCCGGTGCGCGCTCAGGCGGCCGCCCGGTTCTTCCGGGAAGCCGGTGCCGTCCTGCGCAAGCAGCTGATCGCGCACGCGATCCGGCTGAGAGAGCCGACCGCGCTGCGTTCCTGGCCGGACGACAGCCCCGGCGGCGCCCGGCCCCCGCTGCTCGCTCTCCCGCCGGGCCAGCGGCGAATCCAGCGGCACAAAAGGCTTCCGCTAGCCCGCTGCAGCCCCGGCGAAGCGGCTTTGACGATGGACTTGATGGACTACGAATGCACGCTCTTCGTCGACGCCGACACCGGCCAAGACAGCCTGGTCTCCCGGGTCGGGCCCACCGGATACCGGCTCACCCGTCTCGCCGGCCTGCATCCGCCGGCGGAACCGGCGGGCCTTCCATGGACCGTCGACGTGCACCCGGTACCGCGGCTCACCCCTGAGGAAGCCGCCGAGCGGCTGGACGCCACCGATCTCCGGTACCGCTTCTTCCAGGACGCCGAAACGGGCCGGGGAAGCGTTCTCTACCTGCGCTACGACGGCCATTACGGCCTGCTCACCGCGGCCGGGCCGGAGGCTCTCAGATGA
- a CDS encoding CBS domain-containing protein has product MTDQRVADVMTRQVVAVGLDTPFRDVVHALLEHALLAVPVVDPAGRPAGIVSGADAAAKREFRGGADAPLLLGNLRRWGRWRKAGAFTAAEAMTTPAPTVAATAPVHLALRRLADRRYAQLCAVDERGRLVGVLTHHDALRCYLRSDAEICSELEARLPGEIVLHVSDGTVTLTGTVQLRSSAIHAVRDARQMPGVVVVRDCLDYRIDDLHAHGL; this is encoded by the coding sequence ATGACCGATCAACGAGTGGCCGACGTGATGACCCGCCAGGTCGTCGCCGTCGGACTCGACACCCCGTTCCGGGACGTCGTCCACGCCCTCCTCGAACACGCCCTGCTCGCGGTGCCGGTCGTCGACCCGGCCGGTCGCCCGGCCGGCATCGTCTCCGGAGCCGACGCCGCCGCGAAACGCGAATTCCGCGGCGGTGCGGACGCTCCGCTCTTGCTGGGCAACCTTCGCCGCTGGGGCCGATGGCGCAAGGCGGGCGCGTTCACCGCGGCCGAAGCGATGACCACTCCGGCCCCCACCGTGGCCGCTACCGCGCCCGTGCACCTCGCCTTGCGCCGGCTGGCCGACCGGCGCTACGCGCAACTGTGCGCAGTGGACGAGCGCGGCCGTCTCGTCGGCGTCCTCACTCATCACGACGCTTTGCGCTGCTACCTGCGGTCCGATGCGGAGATCTGCTCGGAGCTCGAAGCACGCCTGCCGGGCGAGATCGTCCTCCACGTCAGCGACGGCACCGTCACGCTGACCGGCACCGTGCAGCTGCGCAGCTCCGCCATTCACGCCGTCCGGGATGCCCGACAGATGCCCGGGGTCGTCGTCGTCCGCGACTGCCTCGACTACCGCATCGACGACCTGCACGCGCACGGCCTCTGA
- a CDS encoding helix-turn-helix domain-containing protein: protein MEDEHELRAWLGAIGTLTSAVNSGRGLREVLDLVASTARQLLGLDFCGVLVPDAGERNLVIAGWSGLSDTYVARVNSDHPVRLEDGPDSGAPSSRAYRSGRPAAVRDISREPGFIWGGVAHDQDYRSMLSVPLVTASGVIGTLNSYRAAVHEFGAEETGRLQLLAEHAAIAITSARLVEDLREQHELVTRSEQIHERLLRVAVRAGGMPGIAAALHDLLDTAVVLQDARGEVLAAAGPPAEPPGEGWALTAPGRDLVREQDGRVVADVVLSGEVPARVWLPCHPGPLSTVDRRALEHASVVLSLELLRRRTALEVEQNLRGELLAELLGGADPRADALRHRARLLGHDLTRAHRALVARIDTTGRGNPAQARRRAMDEANRLASAITPRPLVALHRDEVVALWPVPSKGSEAADALRRALSAAVGVVAATVAVSEPADHEFAEAYRTAKGALALAEPGGVVTLDGLGVAGLLLRLGDPEPLRRYAERTLGPLLEHDDQHGTALVATLRAHLTHRMDRQATAQALLVHPNTISQRLRRIETLAKLDLRDPAAAVEARAALTVLDVARGLSRRLPQS, encoded by the coding sequence ATGGAGGACGAGCACGAGCTGCGCGCCTGGCTGGGGGCGATCGGCACGCTCACCTCGGCCGTGAACTCCGGCCGCGGCCTGCGGGAGGTCCTGGACCTGGTCGCCTCGACCGCCCGGCAGCTGCTCGGGCTCGACTTCTGCGGTGTGCTGGTGCCCGACGCCGGGGAACGCAACCTGGTGATCGCCGGGTGGAGCGGACTGTCGGACACCTACGTCGCCCGGGTCAACTCCGACCATCCGGTCCGGCTCGAGGACGGCCCGGACAGCGGCGCGCCGTCGAGCCGGGCCTACCGCTCCGGCCGCCCGGCCGCGGTCCGCGACATCTCGCGCGAGCCGGGCTTCATCTGGGGCGGGGTGGCCCACGATCAGGACTACCGGTCGATGTTGTCGGTTCCGCTCGTCACCGCGTCCGGCGTGATCGGCACCCTCAACAGCTACCGTGCGGCGGTGCACGAGTTCGGCGCCGAGGAGACCGGCCGCCTGCAGCTGCTGGCCGAGCACGCCGCGATCGCGATCACCTCCGCCCGGCTTGTCGAGGACCTGCGCGAGCAGCACGAGCTGGTCACCCGCTCGGAGCAGATCCACGAGCGCCTGCTGCGGGTCGCGGTCCGCGCCGGCGGGATGCCCGGGATCGCCGCCGCCCTGCACGACCTGCTCGACACGGCGGTGGTATTGCAGGACGCGCGCGGGGAGGTGCTGGCCGCGGCCGGACCGCCGGCCGAGCCGCCCGGCGAGGGCTGGGCCTTGACGGCTCCGGGCCGCGACCTGGTCCGCGAACAGGACGGCCGCGTCGTCGCCGACGTCGTCCTCTCCGGAGAGGTACCCGCCCGGGTCTGGCTCCCCTGCCACCCCGGCCCGCTGTCCACAGTGGATCGCCGGGCGCTGGAGCACGCCTCCGTGGTGCTGTCACTCGAGCTGCTTCGCCGACGCACCGCGCTGGAGGTCGAGCAGAACCTCCGCGGCGAACTGCTGGCCGAGCTGCTCGGCGGCGCGGACCCGCGTGCGGACGCGCTCCGCCACCGCGCCCGATTGCTCGGGCACGATCTGACGCGGGCCCACCGCGCGCTGGTCGCGCGGATCGACACCACCGGGCGAGGCAATCCCGCCCAGGCCCGGCGCCGCGCGATGGACGAGGCGAACCGGCTGGCGTCGGCCATCACCCCGCGGCCGCTGGTGGCCTTGCACCGGGACGAGGTCGTGGCCCTGTGGCCGGTCCCGTCGAAGGGGTCCGAAGCCGCCGATGCCTTGCGCAGAGCGCTTTCCGCGGCGGTCGGGGTCGTCGCCGCCACGGTCGCGGTGTCCGAACCTGCCGACCACGAGTTCGCCGAGGCCTACCGCACCGCGAAAGGCGCGCTCGCCCTCGCGGAGCCCGGCGGCGTCGTCACCCTGGACGGGCTGGGCGTGGCCGGCCTCCTGCTCCGGCTCGGCGACCCGGAACCCCTGCGGCGGTACGCCGAACGCACCCTTGGGCCGCTGCTGGAGCACGACGATCAGCACGGCACCGCACTGGTGGCCACCTTGCGCGCGCACCTGACCCACCGCATGGACCGCCAGGCGACGGCGCAAGCGCTCCTGGTCCACCCCAACACGATCAGCCAGCGCCTGCGCCGGATAGAGACGCTGGCGAAGCTGGACCTCCGCGACCCGGCAGCGGCGGTCGAGGCGCGTGCGGCGCTGACAGTGCTGGACGTGGCCCGCGGCCTGTCCCGGCGTCTCCCGCAGAGCTGA
- a CDS encoding VanZ family protein produces MDAVVDRMIPVLILAVPGALLFWVLLAARRRRRCTPMAATFTAGIDMAILLCAGLVLAVTTAPAGQTHTSTLHLVPGQDIANVLAQDDALPQIAGNLVLLAPLAALVPIRLAALRPTSRLVCTAVLVSAGLEALQYLLHADRVTAVDDVLLNTIGAAVSARLSRSLWHTTPVSIPYPRTAPEDVGKPPSASAERSPNSPPSSVESPG; encoded by the coding sequence ATGGATGCAGTGGTGGACCGGATGATCCCGGTCCTGATCCTCGCCGTGCCTGGTGCGCTGCTGTTCTGGGTGCTGCTCGCGGCCCGGCGCCGCCGGAGATGCACGCCGATGGCCGCCACGTTCACCGCAGGGATCGACATGGCGATCCTGCTGTGTGCGGGGCTAGTGCTCGCGGTGACGACCGCGCCTGCCGGGCAGACCCACACCAGCACGCTCCATCTCGTCCCCGGACAGGACATCGCCAACGTCCTGGCTCAGGACGACGCTCTCCCGCAGATCGCCGGCAATCTGGTGCTGCTCGCCCCGCTCGCCGCGCTCGTCCCGATCCGGCTGGCCGCATTGAGGCCGACTTCCCGGCTCGTGTGCACTGCGGTGCTCGTTTCGGCCGGGCTCGAGGCGCTGCAGTACCTTCTGCACGCCGACCGCGTGACCGCTGTCGACGACGTCCTGCTCAACACGATCGGCGCCGCCGTCAGCGCGCGTCTGAGCCGCAGCTTGTGGCACACAACGCCGGTTTCGATCCCGTACCCGCGCACCGCGCCGGAAGACGTCGGCAAACCCCCCAGCGCATCGGCGGAGCGGTCGCCGAACTCCCCACCCAGCTCCGTAGAGTCGCCGGGATGA
- a CDS encoding sigma 54 modulation/S30EA ribosomal C-terminal domain-containing protein, which translates to MTRPSIVVRTSGEVPDAARDDVLRQIGNFAGRIDGEVAAVRIRLTAVRRPAAALTQVNLNVDGRALRAQAAAGFFPESATLVQARLRAHLVRMRAPEAPRAWPDAEQRHRRPPLVAVSPPQRRIVRRKRLALLRCRPDEAALAMDLMDYDFLAFVDADTGEDSLVARAGPTGYRLSRVAARCPPHPPAAHPWTVDVHPVPLLTAGQAAGRLDTTEMPYRFFRDAATGRGSVLYLRYDGHYGLLAPAGTGRA; encoded by the coding sequence ATGACCAGGCCGAGCATCGTGGTGCGCACCTCGGGCGAGGTGCCCGACGCCGCACGGGACGACGTTCTCCGCCAGATCGGGAACTTCGCTGGCCGCATCGACGGCGAGGTCGCCGCGGTCCGGATCCGGCTCACCGCAGTCCGCCGGCCGGCAGCGGCGCTGACTCAGGTCAACCTCAATGTCGACGGGCGTGCGCTGCGCGCTCAGGCCGCGGCAGGGTTCTTTCCCGAGAGCGCGACGCTGGTGCAGGCTCGGCTGCGGGCGCACCTCGTTCGGATGCGCGCCCCGGAAGCACCGCGCGCTTGGCCGGACGCCGAGCAACGCCATCGCAGGCCGCCGCTGGTGGCAGTCTCGCCGCCGCAGCGCCGGATCGTCCGGCGCAAGCGCCTCGCACTGCTCCGCTGCCGCCCCGACGAGGCCGCACTAGCCATGGACCTCATGGACTACGACTTCCTCGCGTTCGTCGACGCCGACACCGGGGAGGACAGCCTGGTCGCCCGCGCCGGACCCACCGGTTACCGCCTCAGCCGCGTCGCCGCGAGGTGCCCGCCACACCCGCCTGCCGCGCACCCGTGGACGGTCGACGTGCATCCCGTGCCGCTGCTGACCGCCGGACAAGCCGCCGGCCGCCTCGACACCACCGAAATGCCGTACCGGTTCTTCCGCGACGCCGCCACGGGGCGCGGCTCCGTCCTGTATCTGCGCTACGACGGCCACTACGGTCTCCTCGCCCCTGCTGGCACCGGTCGGGCGTGA
- a CDS encoding aldehyde dehydrogenase, which yields MSTTTASSPVHAQPGTSGRPVLDPATGAVIRTVPDSSLSEVDAAVARARAAFLDGPWPALSRTARGRLLLRVADVIEEAAEDLYRLETRNNGRPVTETRAQLSRVPEWFRYNAGLLAAQRDAVLPSDGPYLTYQRRAPLGVCGIITPFNHPLLILARSLSAALATGNTVVVKPSETTPLSTLAMAGLLAEAGIPDGVVNVVTGGREVGQRLTGHPDIAKITLTGGTEAGRAAAVATASRFARVTAELGGKTPIVVFDDIDPAVAAEGAAFAAFVAAGQSCVAGSRFLVQRASYDEFVTALARRADAIRIGDPSDPATQLGPLVSSAQREKVLALVEAGRAEGVRVAAGGGVPDLPAPLDGGFFVRPTVLADATMDMRVAREEIFGPVAVVVPFDDEADAIAKANDNRFGLGAGVWTRDLARGHRVADRVQAGMVWVNDHHRLEPSLPWGGIKESGTGRDAGTESFDDFTWLKTVVVRTAADDVDWYGSAAPGRLN from the coding sequence ATGTCGACGACGACCGCTTCGTCCCCCGTCCACGCGCAACCCGGCACGAGTGGCCGCCCGGTGCTCGACCCCGCCACCGGTGCCGTCATCCGCACCGTGCCCGACAGCTCGCTCTCCGAGGTCGACGCGGCCGTGGCCCGAGCCCGGGCGGCGTTCCTCGACGGCCCGTGGCCTGCCCTGAGCCGCACCGCGCGCGGCCGGTTGCTGCTGCGCGTGGCGGACGTCATCGAGGAGGCGGCCGAGGACCTCTACCGGCTTGAGACGCGCAACAACGGCCGCCCGGTCACCGAGACCCGCGCCCAGCTGTCCCGGGTGCCTGAGTGGTTCCGCTACAACGCGGGGCTGCTGGCCGCCCAGCGGGACGCCGTACTGCCCTCCGACGGGCCGTACCTGACCTACCAGCGCCGGGCCCCTCTCGGCGTCTGCGGGATCATCACCCCGTTCAACCACCCGCTGCTGATCCTGGCGCGCAGCCTGTCCGCGGCGCTGGCGACCGGCAACACCGTCGTGGTCAAGCCGTCCGAGACCACCCCACTGTCCACTTTGGCCATGGCCGGGCTGCTGGCGGAGGCCGGAATCCCGGACGGGGTGGTGAACGTCGTGACCGGCGGCCGCGAGGTGGGGCAGCGGCTCACCGGGCACCCGGACATCGCCAAGATCACCCTGACCGGCGGCACCGAGGCCGGGCGGGCGGCCGCCGTCGCCACCGCGAGCCGGTTCGCCCGGGTCACCGCCGAGCTCGGCGGGAAGACGCCGATCGTGGTGTTCGACGACATCGACCCCGCCGTCGCCGCCGAGGGGGCGGCGTTCGCCGCGTTCGTCGCGGCGGGACAGTCCTGTGTGGCCGGTTCCCGTTTCCTGGTCCAGCGCGCGAGCTACGACGAGTTCGTCACGGCACTGGCCCGGCGGGCCGACGCGATCCGGATCGGCGACCCGTCGGACCCGGCCACCCAGCTCGGCCCGCTGGTCAGCTCGGCCCAGCGGGAGAAGGTCCTGGCACTGGTCGAGGCCGGCCGCGCCGAGGGCGTCCGCGTCGCCGCCGGGGGCGGTGTCCCGGACCTGCCCGCGCCGCTGGACGGCGGGTTCTTCGTGCGGCCCACCGTGCTCGCCGACGCGACGATGGACATGCGGGTGGCCCGGGAGGAGATCTTCGGCCCGGTCGCTGTCGTAGTGCCCTTCGACGACGAGGCCGACGCGATCGCCAAGGCCAACGACAACCGCTTCGGGCTCGGCGCGGGCGTCTGGACCCGCGACCTGGCCCGCGGGCACCGCGTCGCCGACCGGGTCCAGGCCGGGATGGTCTGGGTCAACGACCACCACCGGCTCGAACCGTCGCTGCCGTGGGGCGGGATCAAGGAATCCGGGACCGGCCGCGACGCCGGCACCGAGTCCTTCGACGACTTCACCTGGCTCAAGACCGTCGTCGTGCGCACCGCGGCCGACGACGTCGACTGGTACGGCTCCGCCGCCCCCGGCCGCCTCAACTGA
- a CDS encoding TetR/AcrR family transcriptional regulator, protein MPRRYSMQTRRRASEEARTRIFDATLDALVASGGQQVTMQGIAERADVALRTLYNHFSSRDELLTAAFTHHTAQTRAAIEALDVPDAAPEHQLQHIVEAYYARYEQMGPRLTVLLAQRDAPELDEQIRAIRRWRRTLLNSVVERAHLDGRLAVSATAALGLAYTLTSHAGWRTLLDTLDGDTAAAPRAATEALTSALFHQRPGA, encoded by the coding sequence ATGCCGCGCCGCTACTCGATGCAGACCCGCCGCCGCGCCAGCGAAGAGGCGCGGACCCGGATCTTCGACGCGACTTTGGACGCCCTGGTCGCCTCGGGCGGACAGCAAGTCACCATGCAGGGAATCGCCGAACGAGCCGACGTGGCGCTGCGGACCCTCTACAACCACTTCTCCAGCCGCGACGAGCTGTTGACCGCAGCGTTCACCCACCACACCGCGCAGACTCGCGCGGCCATCGAGGCGCTCGATGTGCCCGATGCCGCGCCCGAACATCAGCTGCAGCACATCGTCGAGGCGTACTACGCGCGCTACGAACAGATGGGCCCCCGTCTCACCGTCCTGCTCGCCCAGCGCGACGCACCGGAACTGGACGAGCAGATCCGCGCGATCCGCCGATGGCGACGCACCCTGCTGAACAGCGTGGTCGAACGCGCCCACCTGGACGGCAGGCTCGCGGTCTCCGCAACCGCAGCTCTGGGGCTGGCCTACACCTTGACCAGCCACGCCGGCTGGCGAACCTTGCTCGACACCCTCGACGGCGACACCGCCGCAGCTCCGCGCGCAGCGACCGAGGCATTGACCTCCGCACTGTTCCACCAACGGCCCGGCGCCTGA
- a CDS encoding pyridoxamine 5'-phosphate oxidase family protein has product MSGAAMVELDRATALRLLSSAVVGRIVFTQNALPAIRPVNHLVDEDLIIIRSHAAAALMSSVDRVVAYEADHFDPGSHAASWSVVATGILRAVTDPAAIVRYERLLRPWVAKTMDQILQIEPRLITGFSLNGADADG; this is encoded by the coding sequence ATGAGCGGCGCCGCGATGGTCGAACTCGACCGGGCGACGGCATTGCGCTTGCTCAGCAGCGCCGTGGTCGGCCGGATCGTGTTCACGCAGAACGCGTTGCCCGCCATCCGGCCGGTCAACCACCTCGTCGACGAAGACCTGATCATCATTCGCAGCCACGCCGCGGCCGCCCTGATGTCCAGTGTGGACAGAGTCGTCGCGTACGAAGCCGACCACTTCGATCCGGGCAGCCACGCCGCCAGCTGGAGCGTCGTGGCGACCGGCATCCTGCGCGCGGTCACCGACCCGGCCGCGATCGTCCGCTACGAGCGGCTGCTGCGGCCCTGGGTGGCGAAGACCATGGACCAGATCCTGCAGATCGAGCCCCGGCTCATCACCGGTTTCTCCCTCAACGGCGCGGACGCCGACGGGTGA
- a CDS encoding GAF domain-containing protein has protein sequence MSLEHEDRSAQSDDPAEAVPRRGWPAEGAPATGLAVPERVRRLLDAVMNLGSGLELPRVLREIVEAAAGLTEAEYGALGIVGDGRRLAEFLPVGMSDELIAQLGPPPCGHGILGELIRRPEPLRLADLTRHPSSHGFPENHPMMRTFLGVPVRVQDEVFGNLYLTQKRGGREFDEEDEAVLATLATAAGIAIEHARMYHESRRRERWLEALNEITRSILAGSDPRDVLRLIARRAHEVADADLVSVLLPADDGRHLRVEVADGDDAALVEGSVVPAGRSLAGLAARTGAPVVSRDVAADPRAHPLGAADRGRPVVAVPLPIDADACGALRLSRSAGGPRFDETETRLISGFAGQAALALELGKRRAESEELALLHDRDRIARDMHDLVVQRLFATVMALQGTAGMTDPAKIGARVSRAVDDLDTTIEVIRSTIFALRIDGSFDGGASLRRRMPETVRMAAQSLGFSPALRIEGPVDFSVDAELAEHILAVTAEALSNVARHACASRADIVLSAPADGNALILVVTDDGKGTAAAGGSGGLANMRSRAGLCGGTLSVESPLSSAGGTRIVWQVPLPDD, from the coding sequence GTGAGCCTCGAACACGAGGACAGGTCTGCCCAATCCGACGACCCCGCCGAGGCAGTGCCGCGCCGCGGCTGGCCGGCGGAAGGAGCTCCCGCCACCGGGCTGGCTGTGCCCGAGCGGGTGCGCCGGCTGCTCGACGCGGTCATGAACCTGGGCAGCGGGCTCGAATTGCCCCGAGTGCTGCGGGAAATCGTGGAGGCCGCGGCCGGGCTCACCGAAGCGGAGTACGGCGCGCTCGGCATCGTCGGCGACGGCCGGCGGCTGGCCGAGTTCCTGCCGGTCGGCATGAGCGACGAGCTCATCGCCCAGCTCGGCCCGCCGCCGTGCGGGCACGGCATTCTCGGGGAACTCATCCGGCGCCCCGAACCGCTGCGGCTCGCCGATCTGACCCGGCACCCGAGCAGCCACGGCTTCCCGGAGAACCATCCGATGATGCGCACCTTCCTGGGCGTGCCGGTCCGGGTGCAGGACGAAGTGTTCGGAAACCTCTATCTCACGCAAAAACGCGGCGGCCGCGAGTTCGACGAGGAGGACGAAGCCGTGCTGGCCACGCTGGCGACCGCGGCCGGGATCGCCATCGAGCACGCCCGCATGTACCACGAGAGCCGCCGCCGCGAGCGGTGGCTGGAAGCGCTGAACGAAATCACCCGCAGCATCCTGGCCGGCAGCGACCCGCGCGACGTCCTGCGGCTGATCGCCCGCCGAGCCCACGAAGTGGCCGACGCCGACCTGGTCTCCGTGCTGCTGCCCGCTGACGACGGCAGGCACCTGCGGGTCGAGGTCGCCGACGGCGACGACGCCGCGCTCGTCGAAGGATCGGTCGTGCCGGCCGGCCGTTCGCTGGCCGGTCTCGCCGCCCGCACCGGAGCGCCGGTGGTCAGCCGGGACGTCGCGGCCGACCCGCGAGCGCATCCGCTCGGCGCCGCCGACCGAGGCCGGCCCGTCGTCGCGGTGCCGCTGCCGATCGACGCGGACGCCTGCGGCGCGTTGCGGCTGAGCCGGTCCGCCGGCGGTCCCCGGTTCGACGAAACCGAAACCCGGCTGATCTCCGGATTCGCCGGCCAGGCAGCGCTCGCGCTGGAACTGGGCAAGCGACGTGCGGAGAGCGAGGAGCTGGCGCTGCTGCACGACCGCGACCGGATCGCCCGGGACATGCACGATCTCGTGGTCCAACGGCTCTTCGCCACCGTCATGGCCCTGCAAGGCACCGCCGGCATGACCGACCCGGCGAAGATCGGCGCCCGCGTCTCGCGCGCCGTCGACGACCTCGACACGACGATCGAGGTAATCCGGTCCACCATCTTCGCGCTGCGCATCGACGGGAGCTTCGACGGCGGCGCCAGCCTGCGCCGCCGGATGCCCGAGACCGTGCGGATGGCGGCGCAGTCACTGGGATTCAGCCCGGCACTGCGCATCGAGGGACCAGTCGACTTCAGCGTGGACGCCGAGCTGGCCGAACACATTCTGGCGGTCACGGCGGAGGCGCTGAGCAACGTAGCCCGGCACGCCTGCGCGAGCCGGGCCGACATCGTCCTTTCCGCGCCGGCGGACGGGAACGCCTTGATCCTCGTCGTCACCGACGACGGGAAAGGCACGGCTGCCGCCGGCGGCAGCGGCGGGCTCGCCAACATGCGATCCCGCGCGGGGCTGTGCGGCGGCACGCTGTCCGTCGAGTCTCCCCTCAGCTCAGCCGGGGGCACCCGGATCGTGTGGCAGGTGCCGTTGCCGGACGACTGA